In one Flammeovirga yaeyamensis genomic region, the following are encoded:
- a CDS encoding glycosyl hydrolase family 8, whose protein sequence is MKNYLNEKVNFRNNHVKPPSFVKTIALLFISLLFFRVDCNAVISNSGITIQTETMTLGGAYAGTTTTPFDGIILYANDDNGSTTIQLSNAPGVFDISLRGASTNASAAGVSLEIDGTEITTFSFSGTVPSIDTKSIKIEGNAGSKVIRLVLKTDNGSNDTLLDWISFTRTGDIPPPPAPPTLPSEGAFYTGNYRNMFKEAGYTQQQIDDKINSVYQQLFYGDNDTERVYYPKGTDEGYILDIDNNDVRSEGMSYGMMIAVQMNKQEEFDRIWKFAKTHMQHGPGNREGYFRWIVDANGAELDPNTASDGEIYFITALYFASVRFGDRGGIYNYRAEADYILEQIMNKGWPHNQIIGSVPNMFNEEKKVCFVPYAQASTYTDPSYFLPSFYEVWGMMAKTNRQYWKDAAVVARDFFQAAAHPTTGLMPDYSNYDGSPTGGHKEDFVVDAWRCAMNVAMDYAWFKKDEREKTITDNIQDFFYNEGIYSYSSGYTLDGNPLPGTDYQAVGLVACNAMTSLASTDAKSWEFINALWDRAPTTGRYRYYDGLLQMMCLLHLSGNFKAYVDGSTPPVDPNPIPVTGITLTPSSLSLVVGQTSNLSVSISPSNADDKRVNYTSSNTNIATVSTLGVVQAIQEGSTTITATTVDGGFTDETIITVSSPPTSGQTPYLGSPQIIPGTINPVTFDNGGQDVAYNDSDVDNNGNGDRQDTDVDTENRTNGGNIGWIAAGEWLEYTVDINTTANYTLSAEVASPSSDGKFHIEFNGVDKTGIINVSSTGGWGTFTNVTASNVSLTAGEQVMRIVFDEGGFNLGNLSFTEDNSNGGGDNGGDNGGNTGTCSFGLPSSEAFPTTNTSFTHAHVLGNGPDLSHVNNISVNWSKEGGQIWDFSMRTNNGVPNWYVDLKTAITHTLGSASPSITFSNSGFSGLDGAYWIGKEGSDVVLVSKTSDFTIYLSNSSSAPSCSNARLMTVNSTSNSDLENEIQLYPNPATDQVSIKGLKSTTTKIKIYTISGVLVSTSILNEDERKLNVSALKKGTYVLQLLSDDDYQIKKLMIQ, encoded by the coding sequence ATGAAAAATTATCTAAACGAAAAGGTAAACTTTAGGAACAATCATGTAAAACCACCAAGCTTTGTAAAAACTATCGCTCTCTTATTTATTTCACTACTGTTTTTTAGAGTGGATTGTAATGCCGTTATTTCTAATTCGGGTATTACAATACAAACAGAGACAATGACTTTAGGAGGAGCTTATGCAGGTACGACAACAACTCCTTTTGATGGTATCATTTTATATGCTAATGATGATAATGGATCCACAACCATTCAACTTTCCAATGCACCCGGAGTATTTGATATAAGCTTAAGAGGAGCATCCACAAATGCTAGTGCTGCAGGTGTTAGTTTAGAAATTGATGGAACCGAAATTACCACTTTTTCTTTTTCTGGTACTGTCCCAAGTATTGATACAAAATCAATAAAAATTGAAGGGAATGCAGGAAGTAAAGTGATCAGGTTGGTACTGAAAACAGATAATGGATCAAATGATACATTACTGGATTGGATCAGTTTTACTCGAACGGGTGATATTCCACCTCCTCCTGCACCTCCAACTTTGCCAAGCGAGGGTGCTTTCTATACAGGGAATTATAGAAATATGTTTAAAGAGGCAGGGTATACACAACAACAAATTGATGATAAAATCAATAGTGTTTATCAACAGTTATTTTATGGAGATAATGATACCGAAAGAGTATATTACCCTAAAGGAACGGATGAGGGCTACATCTTAGATATCGATAATAATGATGTACGATCAGAAGGGATGTCTTACGGAATGATGATCGCGGTCCAAATGAACAAGCAAGAGGAATTCGATCGTATATGGAAATTTGCGAAAACTCATATGCAACATGGTCCGGGAAACCGAGAAGGTTATTTCCGTTGGATTGTGGATGCGAATGGAGCAGAATTAGATCCTAATACGGCTTCAGATGGTGAAATATATTTTATCACAGCCTTGTATTTTGCTTCCGTAAGATTTGGAGATCGCGGTGGTATTTATAATTACCGTGCAGAAGCGGATTATATCCTTGAGCAAATTATGAATAAAGGGTGGCCACACAATCAGATCATTGGTTCAGTACCAAATATGTTTAATGAGGAAAAGAAAGTCTGTTTCGTGCCTTATGCTCAAGCTTCAACTTATACAGACCCTTCATACTTTTTGCCTTCTTTTTATGAAGTTTGGGGAATGATGGCCAAAACCAATCGTCAATATTGGAAGGATGCTGCAGTTGTTGCTCGCGACTTTTTTCAAGCGGCTGCACATCCTACAACAGGTTTAATGCCTGATTATTCCAATTATGATGGTAGTCCAACCGGCGGACATAAAGAGGATTTTGTCGTAGATGCTTGGCGCTGTGCGATGAATGTTGCCATGGATTATGCTTGGTTCAAGAAAGACGAAAGAGAGAAAACAATTACCGATAACATTCAAGACTTTTTCTACAATGAAGGTATTTATAGTTATTCTAGTGGCTATACCTTAGATGGCAATCCTTTACCAGGGACAGACTATCAAGCAGTAGGTTTGGTCGCTTGTAATGCCATGACTTCTTTGGCTTCCACCGATGCGAAATCTTGGGAATTTATCAATGCATTATGGGATCGAGCACCAACCACAGGTCGATACCGTTATTATGATGGATTATTACAAATGATGTGTCTATTGCATTTATCAGGTAATTTTAAAGCGTATGTAGACGGTTCAACTCCTCCTGTTGATCCTAATCCGATTCCTGTAACAGGAATTACTTTAACTCCATCATCATTGTCTTTGGTAGTGGGACAAACAAGTAATCTGTCAGTAAGTATTTCACCCTCAAATGCTGATGATAAACGAGTAAATTATACATCGTCGAATACGAACATTGCGACTGTTTCAACTTTAGGTGTCGTTCAAGCGATTCAAGAAGGGAGTACAACAATTACTGCGACAACTGTAGATGGTGGTTTTACAGATGAAACTATTATAACAGTTAGCTCACCTCCAACATCTGGACAAACGCCTTATTTAGGTAGTCCACAAATTATTCCTGGAACAATAAATCCCGTCACATTTGATAATGGTGGTCAAGATGTTGCCTACAATGATTCTGATGTGGACAACAATGGCAATGGCGATCGTCAGGATACGGATGTAGATACCGAAAACAGAACGAATGGTGGTAATATTGGATGGATTGCTGCAGGAGAATGGTTAGAATACACAGTAGACATCAATACAACAGCCAATTATACTTTATCAGCTGAAGTTGCTTCACCATCATCTGATGGAAAATTTCATATTGAATTTAATGGTGTCGATAAAACTGGAATAATCAATGTGTCCTCTACAGGAGGATGGGGTACATTTACCAATGTAACTGCTTCGAATGTTAGTTTAACCGCAGGGGAACAAGTGATGCGAATTGTTTTTGATGAAGGAGGTTTTAATCTTGGAAATCTATCTTTTACCGAAGATAATTCTAACGGAGGTGGAGATAATGGAGGAGACAATGGCGGAAATACGGGTACATGTTCTTTTGGACTACCTAGTTCAGAAGCATTTCCTACTACCAATACAAGCTTCACTCATGCACATGTATTAGGTAATGGTCCCGATTTATCTCATGTAAATAATATTTCCGTGAACTGGTCGAAAGAAGGCGGACAAATTTGGGACTTCTCTATGCGTACAAATAACGGTGTGCCTAATTGGTATGTTGATCTTAAAACAGCCATTACTCATACTTTAGGTAGTGCCTCTCCATCGATCACTTTTTCGAATAGTGGATTCAGCGGATTAGATGGAGCATATTGGATTGGCAAAGAGGGTTCAGATGTGGTATTGGTTTCAAAAACATCAGATTTCACCATTTATTTAAGTAATTCTTCTTCTGCACCTAGTTGCTCTAATGCTAGGTTGATGACTGTGAATTCAACATCAAATAGTGATTTGGAAAATGAAATTCAACTTTATCCGAATCCTGCTACAGATCAAGTGAGCATCAAAGGGCTGAAAAGTACAACGACTAAAATCAAAATTTATACGATAAGTGGGGTATTGGTTTCTACTTCAATTTTAAATGAAGATGAAAGAAAGTTGAATGTTTCAGCTTTAAAGAAAGGAACCTATGTGCTTCAACTTTTATCGGATGATGATTATCAAATTAAAAAACTGATGATTCAATAA
- a CDS encoding glycoside hydrolase family 43 protein, producing MSLVKNKPKYIADHLYTADPSAHVFNGKLYIYPSHDIESGVEENDNGDHFNMQDYHVFSMDDINGEVTDHGCVLKLEDIPWAGRQMWAPDAAEKDGKYYLYYPMKDKNDIFRMGVAISEKPEGPFIPEPMPMDGSYSIDPAVFKDNEEDFYMYFGGIWGGQLQRYRDNKAIEVGQEPADHEDALCPKVVKLSKDMKGFAEEPKDVVILDENGEPLKAGDHDRRYFEGPWMHKYNNKYYFSYSTGNTHRICYAVSDSPYGPFHYKGVVLTPVVGWTTHHSIVEFNGKWYLFYHDSQPSGGKTWLRSVKFVEIDFNEDGSTTTVDGEM from the coding sequence ATGAGTTTAGTAAAAAATAAACCAAAATATATTGCAGATCATTTGTACACTGCAGACCCTTCCGCTCACGTATTTAATGGAAAATTATATATCTATCCATCACACGATATTGAATCTGGTGTAGAAGAGAATGACAATGGTGATCATTTCAATATGCAAGATTACCATGTCTTCTCTATGGATGATATTAATGGAGAAGTGACGGATCATGGTTGTGTTTTGAAATTAGAAGATATTCCTTGGGCTGGAAGACAAATGTGGGCACCCGATGCCGCTGAAAAAGATGGTAAGTATTATTTGTATTACCCAATGAAAGATAAAAATGATATCTTCAGAATGGGAGTGGCAATTAGCGAAAAACCAGAGGGGCCATTTATTCCAGAACCAATGCCAATGGATGGGAGTTACAGTATTGATCCAGCTGTTTTTAAGGATAATGAAGAAGATTTCTATATGTACTTTGGAGGAATCTGGGGAGGTCAATTACAAAGATATAGAGATAATAAGGCAATAGAAGTGGGACAAGAACCTGCTGACCATGAAGATGCTTTGTGTCCGAAAGTCGTGAAACTTTCTAAGGACATGAAGGGCTTTGCGGAAGAACCAAAAGATGTAGTGATTCTCGATGAAAATGGTGAGCCATTAAAAGCTGGAGATCACGATAGAAGATATTTTGAAGGACCTTGGATGCATAAATATAATAACAAGTATTATTTCTCATATTCTACAGGTAATACCCATAGAATATGTTATGCAGTAAGTGATTCACCGTATGGACCATTTCATTATAAAGGTGTTGTATTAACTCCTGTGGTTGGGTGGACAACTCATCACTCCATTGTAGAATTCAATGGAAAATGGTATTTATTTTACCATGATAGTCAACCATCAGGAGGAAAAACTTGGCTGAGAAGCGTAAAGTTTGTGGAAATAGATTTTAATGAAGATGGTTCAACAACCACTGTAGACGGTGAAATGTAA
- a CDS encoding MFS transporter — translation MKIDDQKVSLKEKIGYSLGDCSVNFVFQIMLVFQLGFYTDVFGIKATAAGTILLLARVIDAFVDPVVGIMSDRTNTRWGKYRPWVLWTAIPFGLFFFLAFTTPDLTERYKVIYAGITYTLLMAIYSLNNTPYSALHGVMSSDIDERTNIGSVRFVLAMVASLIVQGFTLPLVDKLGQGDDQKGWSMAIGIFSLIAIVFFVITFLTTKERITPPPTQKTSIKQDFKDLSKNGPWFSMFIVTLFIFTTLSLWGGGMYYFFSYYMQPQAIFSFLEQFNLVQTTNSEPSLLHSLMDAFGLLALPDQSNAFSVGFSFFNMIGQFFTIIGVLTLSAPLAKRFGKRNTFIVCLFMTSVFTGLFFFVPEDKVGWAFTLNILKSVFYAPTIPLLWAMMGDVADYSEWKYKRRATGFVFSGIVFALKAGLGLGGALCGWIVSVYGYEPNMVQSTEAIFGIRLTASIVPAATFMISVISLIFYVITKEFNIKMQGELSDRRAKQQENEFIEVENVALN, via the coding sequence ATGAAAATTGATGACCAAAAAGTATCGTTAAAAGAAAAGATTGGATACAGCTTGGGTGACTGTTCTGTTAATTTTGTATTTCAAATTATGTTGGTTTTTCAACTTGGTTTTTATACAGACGTTTTCGGAATTAAAGCAACAGCTGCTGGAACGATTCTATTATTAGCAAGAGTTATTGATGCCTTTGTAGATCCTGTGGTAGGCATTATGTCGGATAGAACCAACACAAGATGGGGGAAATATAGGCCATGGGTGCTTTGGACTGCCATACCTTTTGGATTATTTTTCTTTTTAGCTTTTACTACTCCAGATCTTACGGAGCGATATAAAGTGATTTACGCAGGGATCACCTATACCTTATTAATGGCCATCTATTCCTTAAATAACACACCGTACTCAGCTTTACATGGAGTGATGTCGAGTGATATTGATGAGAGAACTAATATTGGATCTGTTCGATTTGTTTTAGCCATGGTGGCCTCATTAATTGTACAAGGTTTTACATTACCATTAGTCGATAAATTAGGTCAGGGTGATGATCAGAAAGGTTGGTCGATGGCGATAGGTATTTTCTCACTCATTGCTATTGTATTTTTTGTCATCACTTTTCTTACTACGAAAGAAAGAATTACACCGCCTCCAACACAGAAAACTTCCATCAAACAAGATTTTAAAGATTTGAGTAAAAACGGTCCATGGTTCTCTATGTTTATTGTGACCCTTTTTATCTTCACAACATTATCATTATGGGGAGGAGGAATGTATTATTTCTTTAGTTATTACATGCAACCTCAAGCCATTTTCTCATTCTTAGAGCAATTCAATTTAGTACAAACTACCAACAGCGAACCATCATTATTACACAGTTTAATGGATGCCTTTGGTCTATTGGCATTACCAGATCAAAGCAATGCATTTAGTGTTGGATTTAGCTTTTTTAATATGATAGGGCAGTTTTTTACCATTATTGGTGTATTGACCCTGTCTGCTCCATTGGCAAAAAGGTTTGGCAAAAGAAACACCTTTATTGTCTGCCTGTTTATGACTTCAGTTTTTACTGGACTATTTTTCTTTGTTCCAGAAGATAAGGTGGGTTGGGCATTTACCTTAAATATTTTGAAGTCAGTATTCTATGCACCAACCATTCCGTTACTCTGGGCAATGATGGGCGATGTAGCCGATTATTCAGAATGGAAATATAAAAGAAGAGCCACGGGATTTGTCTTCTCAGGGATTGTATTTGCATTAAAAGCCGGATTAGGTTTAGGAGGTGCTTTATGTGGATGGATCGTATCAGTTTATGGATATGAACCTAATATGGTACAATCTACAGAGGCCATTTTTGGTATTCGTTTAACTGCTTCAATTGTCCCTGCAGCTACATTTATGATTTCGGTTATTTCTCTCATTTTTTATGTGATTACGAAAGAGTTCAATATCAAAATGCAAGGGGAATTATCAGATAGAAGAGCAAAGCAACAAGAAAATGAATTTATAGAGGTCGAAAATGTGGCCTTAAATTAA
- a CDS encoding endo-1,4-beta-xylanase has product MKKLFIYLLSALVVGLTSCVDNKEQELTLSSPTIYKISNLKASSFTADWTSIVNAQSYELNLATDENFTNLVAPYESVSTKEDFFHFEGLAKGQTFYVRVKASLKEKSSDFSSAKSITTLAEDGVEPDTPLKDVATTFRVGMATIVDRLNGTHDEIYKREYNQISAEWEMKMNIMYPEEGRYDFTLADQLVEYAQNNGMEVHGHALIWHAATPDWVENYAGTDEEFSDMVEDYIKTTVTRYKGKVISWDVVNEAIDDAGGNYRNSVFLERMGEGYIQKCFEWAREADPDCLLFYNDYNLCWDRTKLDGVITKVVDNFQSNNVPLDGVGFQMHIGYNGPSKTTIAEHTKLITDKGILMHFSELDVKINPDNDLSGPTEEREFAQKDKVREVVEVYNAIPESSKFALTIWGLRDDESWIPSHQGHDDWPLLYDKDFTIKKAHTGFLEGLQE; this is encoded by the coding sequence ATGAAAAAATTATTTATATATCTATTATCTGCGTTAGTAGTTGGACTCACAAGCTGTGTAGATAATAAAGAGCAAGAATTAACACTTTCTTCACCGACTATTTATAAAATCTCCAACTTAAAAGCCAGTAGCTTTACGGCAGATTGGACAAGCATTGTGAATGCACAAAGCTATGAACTAAATCTGGCTACTGACGAGAATTTTACCAACCTTGTGGCTCCATATGAAAGTGTTTCTACTAAAGAAGATTTCTTCCATTTTGAGGGGCTTGCTAAAGGACAGACTTTTTATGTGAGAGTAAAAGCCTCTCTTAAGGAGAAATCTTCAGATTTTTCTAGTGCAAAATCAATTACTACTTTGGCCGAAGATGGTGTAGAGCCAGACACTCCACTAAAAGATGTGGCGACAACGTTTAGAGTAGGTATGGCTACTATTGTAGATCGATTAAATGGAACTCACGATGAGATCTACAAAAGAGAATACAATCAGATTTCAGCTGAATGGGAAATGAAAATGAATATCATGTATCCAGAAGAAGGTAGATATGATTTTACATTAGCAGATCAATTGGTAGAATATGCACAAAATAACGGTATGGAAGTTCATGGTCATGCTTTGATTTGGCATGCAGCTACTCCGGATTGGGTAGAGAACTATGCAGGAACGGACGAAGAGTTTTCTGATATGGTCGAAGATTATATCAAAACTACTGTAACACGTTACAAAGGAAAAGTAATCTCTTGGGATGTTGTGAATGAAGCCATTGATGATGCTGGTGGAAATTATAGAAATTCAGTTTTCTTAGAAAGAATGGGTGAAGGCTATATTCAGAAATGTTTTGAATGGGCAAGAGAAGCAGATCCAGATTGTTTATTATTCTACAATGATTATAACTTATGTTGGGATAGAACTAAGTTAGATGGTGTCATCACTAAAGTGGTTGATAATTTCCAATCGAATAATGTTCCTTTAGATGGTGTTGGTTTCCAAATGCACATTGGTTATAACGGCCCATCTAAAACAACAATTGCAGAACATACTAAACTAATTACTGATAAAGGTATTCTTATGCACTTCTCGGAGTTAGATGTAAAGATAAATCCTGATAATGATTTATCGGGTCCTACTGAGGAAAGAGAGTTTGCTCAAAAGGACAAAGTGAGAGAGGTAGTAGAAGTGTATAATGCAATACCGGAAAGTAGCAAGTTTGCACTAACGATTTGGGGATTAAGAGATGATGAATCATGGATTCCAAGCCATCAAGGTCATGATGATTGGCCATTATTATACGACAAAGACTTTACGATCAAAAAAGCACATACAGGCTTCTTAGAAGGCCTTCAAGAATAG
- a CDS encoding carbohydrate binding domain-containing protein, with the protein MKNKFIYIYLLGLLSVWGCTSEDSSPMEELPKAAFTATPSDENPNYIVLDNQSTGTSIMSSWKFKEDGPFVRGSQGMDTTYYPNEGTYKITLYTGNNAGVDTVSQDIVIEQRDPDLPPIGGDAFLLLGDFEDGNVGDWNAWGQDVSVVSNPGASAANPSDLVLKMTQTEPWQNSAVRSIPQVTPFATKIVVDVYFEVAGELKLQIESDFNTGYFQAVPAGEWVTLEYNLEGEVDPAKEYPWILFQGNTAGSYYIDNIKYYALDIGGNNGTVYGDFEDEQVGDWNAWDQAVSVAANPAADAVNSSNFALMMTQADPFSASAVRNGQIVGVAADKITVDVYFEQAGSLKLQLESDFDTGYFLDVEPGKWVTLEYDLNGQIDGSKEYPWVVIQGNTAGNYYVDNITYYEQ; encoded by the coding sequence ATGAAAAATAAATTTATATATATATACCTTTTAGGATTACTTTCTGTTTGGGGATGTACATCAGAAGATTCTTCACCAATGGAAGAACTGCCAAAAGCAGCATTTACAGCGACTCCATCAGATGAAAATCCTAACTACATAGTACTTGATAATCAATCGACAGGGACATCCATTATGAGTTCTTGGAAGTTCAAGGAAGATGGACCTTTCGTAAGAGGATCACAAGGTATGGATACTACCTATTACCCTAACGAAGGAACTTACAAAATTACGTTATATACAGGTAATAATGCAGGTGTAGATACAGTGTCTCAAGATATCGTTATCGAACAAAGAGATCCGGATTTACCACCAATCGGAGGAGATGCTTTCTTATTGTTAGGCGATTTCGAAGATGGTAATGTGGGTGATTGGAATGCATGGGGACAAGATGTTTCTGTGGTAAGTAATCCAGGTGCATCAGCAGCTAATCCTTCTGATTTGGTGTTGAAAATGACCCAAACAGAACCTTGGCAAAACAGTGCTGTTAGAAGTATTCCTCAAGTGACTCCTTTTGCAACAAAGATTGTGGTTGATGTTTACTTCGAAGTAGCAGGCGAATTAAAACTACAGATAGAAAGTGATTTTAATACCGGATATTTCCAAGCTGTACCAGCCGGAGAATGGGTAACATTAGAATACAATCTCGAAGGAGAAGTTGATCCTGCAAAAGAGTATCCATGGATTCTTTTCCAAGGAAATACGGCAGGAAGTTACTACATCGATAACATCAAATATTATGCACTTGATATTGGTGGAAATAACGGAACAGTATATGGCGATTTTGAAGACGAGCAAGTGGGTGATTGGAATGCTTGGGACCAAGCCGTTTCAGTAGCAGCAAATCCAGCAGCAGATGCTGTCAACTCATCAAACTTTGCTTTAATGATGACACAAGCAGATCCTTTCTCAGCAAGTGCTGTTAGAAACGGTCAGATTGTGGGTGTTGCAGCCGATAAGATTACGGTTGATGTGTATTTTGAACAAGCAGGTTCTCTAAAGTTACAATTGGAAAGTGATTTTGATACAGGGTATTTCCTTGATGTCGAACCTGGAAAATGGGTAACATTAGAGTACGATCTAAACGGACAAATAGACGGAAGTAAGGAATATCCTTGGGTGGTTATTCAGGGAAATACGGCAGGGAATTACTATGTCGATAACATTACTTACTACGAACAGTAA
- a CDS encoding RagB/SusD family nutrient uptake outer membrane protein: protein MTKIKNTFILLLVIALGSSCSTDFLNISNPNELTEDTYFKNKSQLQSSVDASYVNLQSKGLYIRHLFFMNDNMGHEVELNPQHEPDKRQYYNFTFDSNHEGIFTYWDNCFRGINKANFVISNQDKFENVTQDDVDRALGETHFMRAFYYHLLVTRFGGVPIYPELTDTPKPRSTKEEVYQFILEDLAIAAELLPTQANSDGGRATSGAAYALKGKMHLYRQEWQEAADAFKKVTGYTLVDDYSHNFLEETEYNSESVFEVGFTREFGWSDQDTWWVEDASGMQFVSLRGQEYGWNDWFNSYPGDDLLDEYEANDPRYVANFYTDGELFNNGTEVVSLPDHRAAWKKYQNYYQRPKEEIASGINHRVIRYSDVLLMRAEAENELGNISTAVNLMNEVRARVNMPLYGSAEMNATYPVSNKSDVFKAIVHERKVELAGEQVRYNDLLRWDMASTFLAGSGFVSGKSELLPIPQKEIDVNPEISAADQNPGY, encoded by the coding sequence ATGACAAAAATTAAAAATACATTCATTTTATTATTAGTGATTGCACTTGGAAGTAGCTGTAGTACAGATTTCCTTAACATCTCTAACCCTAATGAACTTACTGAGGATACTTATTTCAAGAACAAATCTCAGTTACAATCTTCGGTTGATGCATCTTATGTCAATTTGCAATCAAAAGGTCTTTACATCCGTCATTTATTTTTTATGAATGACAATATGGGTCACGAAGTGGAATTAAATCCTCAACACGAGCCTGATAAACGTCAGTATTATAATTTTACTTTTGACTCAAATCACGAAGGCATCTTTACTTATTGGGATAACTGCTTTAGAGGTATTAATAAAGCAAACTTCGTAATCTCGAATCAAGATAAATTTGAGAATGTTACTCAGGATGATGTGGATAGAGCATTAGGAGAAACTCACTTTATGAGAGCCTTTTACTATCATCTTTTAGTGACTCGTTTTGGTGGTGTTCCGATTTACCCAGAGTTAACTGATACTCCAAAACCGAGATCAACTAAAGAAGAGGTATATCAATTTATTTTGGAAGATTTAGCCATTGCAGCTGAACTTTTACCTACTCAAGCGAATTCTGATGGAGGTAGAGCAACTTCAGGAGCAGCCTATGCATTAAAAGGTAAAATGCACTTGTACAGACAAGAATGGCAAGAGGCAGCAGATGCTTTCAAGAAAGTAACAGGTTATACTTTGGTAGACGATTATTCTCATAACTTCCTAGAAGAAACGGAATACAATTCTGAATCAGTTTTCGAAGTAGGTTTTACAAGAGAATTTGGTTGGTCTGATCAAGATACTTGGTGGGTAGAAGATGCTTCAGGAATGCAGTTCGTATCGTTAAGAGGTCAGGAATATGGTTGGAACGATTGGTTCAACTCTTACCCAGGAGATGACTTGTTAGACGAATATGAAGCGAACGATCCTCGTTATGTAGCCAATTTCTATACAGATGGAGAGTTGTTTAATAACGGAACAGAAGTAGTAAGTCTTCCAGATCATAGAGCAGCTTGGAAGAAATATCAAAACTATTATCAACGTCCGAAAGAGGAAATTGCATCAGGTATTAATCACCGTGTAATTCGTTACTCAGATGTTCTATTAATGAGAGCAGAGGCGGAAAATGAGTTAGGTAATATCTCGACAGCAGTTAATTTAATGAACGAAGTGAGAGCAAGAGTAAACATGCCGTTATATGGATCAGCAGAAATGAATGCAACGTATCCTGTAAGTAATAAATCGGATGTTTTCAAAGCCATCGTTCACGAAAGAAAAGTAGAGTTAGCTGGTGAACAAGTACGTTACAATGACCTACTACGTTGGGATATGGCTTCAACATTCTTAGCAGGATCAGGCTTTGTAAGTGGTAAGTCGGAGTTACTTCCTATTCCACAAAAAGAAATTGATGTAAACCCTGAAATTTCTGCAGCGGATCAAAATCCTGGCTATTAA